Proteins encoded in a region of the Ptychodera flava strain L36383 chromosome 4, AS_Pfla_20210202, whole genome shotgun sequence genome:
- the LOC139130359 gene encoding zinc finger protein 850-like isoform X2 encodes MQRVLLNIQMSEHSGYTMHTNEKTYECKECGKTFVQQQHLNSHLLIHKGEKPFECKVCGKTFATKRYLKCHSLLHTGERPFECQECGKTFIQKSNWKSHVLRNHTAEKPFHCKECGKNFAQKSALNHHTKIHTEEKRFECKECGKKFIDQSKLNSHKRIHTGERPFECQECGKTFGTKGHLNEHILIHTGEKPFECKECDKKFNSQAGLNSHKRFHTGEKPFVCKECGKTFAWKSNLNRHSLIHKNEKLFECKECGKKFIDQSRLNTHKIVHTGERPFECQECGKTLRTLNGLNYHKRIHTGERPFECKECGEKFVQKRDLSFHFLVHTGEKFECKECGKTFKDQGTLKKHKRIHTGERPFECKECGKTFRRKDFLDVHILIHTGEKPFKCKQCGKMFRNQNALKKHTINQTAERPFECKECGKTFGQKCHLNLHCDTNTGEKSFPCKQCGKTFKERSSLRKHERIHTGERPYECKVCGKTFIQKVHLNVHSRIHTGEKPFHCKQCDKMFIRKSDLETHTRLHTGERPFECKECCRKFVTKSHLDSHLLVHTGAKPFQCKECGKKFRHQQTLTMHKRLHTGEKPYECKVCGKTFRHPHTLCYHKRLILVKGHTNAKNVVKPLYRRAFWIATF; translated from the exons ATGCAAAGAGTGTTGTTAAACATTCAGATGTCAGAGCACAGTGGATACACAATGCATACCAATGAAAAgacatatgaatgcaaagaatgtggcaAAACATTTGTACAGCAACAGCATCTGAATAGCCACCTTCTAATCCACAAAGGTGAAAAACCCTTTGAAtgcaaagtatgtggtaaaacatttgcaacTAAAAGATATTTGAAGTGTCACTCTCTACTCCACACAGGTGAAAGGCCATTTGAATGccaagagtgtggtaaaacttTTATACAGAAAAGCAATTGGAAGTCACACGTTCTTCGAAACCACACAGCTGAAAAACCATTTCactgcaaagaatgtggtaaaaattttgctcaaaaatcggCACTAAATCATCACACAAAAATCCACACAGAAGAAAAAcgatttgaatgcaaagaatgtggtaaaaagTTCATTGATCAAAGCAAACTGAATAGTCACAAAAGAATTCATACTGGTGAAAGGCCATTTGAATGccaagagtgtggtaaaacatttgggACGAAAGGCCATTTGAATGAGCATATTCTTATCCACACAGGTGAAAaaccatttgaatgcaaagaatgtgatAAAAAGTTCAATTCTCAAGCTGGACTGAATAGTCACAAAAGATTCCATACTGGTGAAAAGCCATTTgtatgcaaagaatgtggtaaaacgTTTGCATGGAAAAGCAATTTGAACAGGCACTCTCTTAtccacaaaaatgaaaaattatttgaatgcaaagaatgtggtaaaaagTTCATTGATCAAAGCAGACTGAATACACACAAAATAGTTCATACCGGAGAAAGGCCATTTGAATGCCAAGAATGTGGTAAGACACTCAGAACTCTAAACGGACTAAATTATCACAAAAGAATTCATACTGGTGAAAggccatttgaatgcaaagaatgtggtgaaaaatttgtacaaaaaagGGATTTGAGTTTCCACTTTCTAGTCCACACAGGTGAAAagtttgaatgcaaagaatgtggtaagaCGTTCAAAGATCAAGGGACActgaaaaaacacaaaagaattcatactggtgaaaggccatttgaatgcaaagaatgtggtaaaacgTTTCGAAGGAAAGATTTTTTGGATGTACACATTCTAATCCACACAG GTGAAAAACcattcaaatgcaaacaatGTGGCAAAATGTTTCGAAATCAAAATGCACTGAAGAAGCACACAATAAATCAAACTGCTGAAAggccatttgaatgcaaagaatgtggtaaaacatttggaCAGAAATGCCATTTGAACTTGCACTGTGATACCaacacaggtgaaaaatcattTCCCTGCAAACAATGTGGTAAAACGTTCAAAGAAAGATCATCTCTACGTAAACACGAAAGAATTCATACTGGTGAAAGGCCATATGAAtgcaaagtatgtggtaaaacatttatacaGAAAGTCCATTTGAACGTGCACTCTCGTATCCACACAGGTGAAAAACCATTTCACTGCAAACAGTGTGATAAAATGTTCATACGAAAATCAGACCTAGAGACACACACAAGATTACACACTGGTGAAAggccatttgaatgcaaagaatgttgtagaaaatttgtaacaaaaagcCATTTAGATAGCCACCTTCTAGTTCACACAGGTGCAAAACCTTttcaatgcaaagaatgtggtaaaaaatTTAGACATCAACAAACACTGACTATGCACAAAAGACTTCATACTGGTGAAAAGCCATATGAAtgcaaagtatgtggtaaaacatttagaCATCCACATACACTTTGTTATCACAAAAGACTCATACTGGTGAAAGGCCATacgaatgcaaagaatgtggtaaaaccTTTGTACAGAAGAGCGTTTTGGATAGCCACTTTCTAA
- the LOC139130359 gene encoding zinc finger protein 850-like isoform X1, with protein MQRVLLNIQMSEHSGYTMHTNEKTYECKECGKTFVQQQHLNSHLLIHKGEKPFECKVCGKTFATKRYLKCHSLLHTGERPFECQECGKTFIQKSNWKSHVLRNHTAEKPFHCKECGKNFAQKSALNHHTKIHTEEKRFECKECGKKFIDQSKLNSHKRIHTGERPFECQECGKTFGTKGHLNEHILIHTGEKPFECKECDKKFNSQAGLNSHKRFHTGEKPFVCKECGKTFAWKSNLNRHSLIHKNEKLFECKECGKKFIDQSRLNTHKIVHTGERPFECQECGKTLRTLNGLNYHKRIHTGERPFECKECGEKFVQKRDLSFHFLVHTGEKFECKECGKTFKDQGTLKKHKRIHTGERPFECKECGKTFRRKDFLDVHILIHTGEKPFHCKQCGKMFRVKSALKTHISIHTGEKPFKCKQCGKMFRNQNALKKHTINQTAERPFECKECGKTFGQKCHLNLHCDTNTGEKSFPCKQCGKTFKERSSLRKHERIHTGERPYECKVCGKTFIQKVHLNVHSRIHTGEKPFHCKQCDKMFIRKSDLETHTRLHTGERPFECKECCRKFVTKSHLDSHLLVHTGAKPFQCKECGKKFRHQQTLTMHKRLHTGEKPYECKVCGKTFRHPHTLCYHKRLILVKGHTNAKNVVKPLYRRAFWIATF; from the coding sequence ATGCAAAGAGTGTTGTTAAACATTCAGATGTCAGAGCACAGTGGATACACAATGCATACCAATGAAAAgacatatgaatgcaaagaatgtggcaAAACATTTGTACAGCAACAGCATCTGAATAGCCACCTTCTAATCCACAAAGGTGAAAAACCCTTTGAAtgcaaagtatgtggtaaaacatttgcaacTAAAAGATATTTGAAGTGTCACTCTCTACTCCACACAGGTGAAAGGCCATTTGAATGccaagagtgtggtaaaacttTTATACAGAAAAGCAATTGGAAGTCACACGTTCTTCGAAACCACACAGCTGAAAAACCATTTCactgcaaagaatgtggtaaaaattttgctcaaaaatcggCACTAAATCATCACACAAAAATCCACACAGAAGAAAAAcgatttgaatgcaaagaatgtggtaaaaagTTCATTGATCAAAGCAAACTGAATAGTCACAAAAGAATTCATACTGGTGAAAGGCCATTTGAATGccaagagtgtggtaaaacatttgggACGAAAGGCCATTTGAATGAGCATATTCTTATCCACACAGGTGAAAaaccatttgaatgcaaagaatgtgatAAAAAGTTCAATTCTCAAGCTGGACTGAATAGTCACAAAAGATTCCATACTGGTGAAAAGCCATTTgtatgcaaagaatgtggtaaaacgTTTGCATGGAAAAGCAATTTGAACAGGCACTCTCTTAtccacaaaaatgaaaaattatttgaatgcaaagaatgtggtaaaaagTTCATTGATCAAAGCAGACTGAATACACACAAAATAGTTCATACCGGAGAAAGGCCATTTGAATGCCAAGAATGTGGTAAGACACTCAGAACTCTAAACGGACTAAATTATCACAAAAGAATTCATACTGGTGAAAggccatttgaatgcaaagaatgtggtgaaaaatttgtacaaaaaagGGATTTGAGTTTCCACTTTCTAGTCCACACAGGTGAAAagtttgaatgcaaagaatgtggtaagaCGTTCAAAGATCAAGGGACActgaaaaaacacaaaagaattcatactggtgaaaggccatttgaatgcaaagaatgtggtaaaacgTTTCGAAGGAAAGATTTTTTGGATGTACACATTCTAATCCACACAGGTGAAAAACCGTTTCACTGTAAACAATGTGGGAAAATGTTCAGGGTCAAATCAGCATTAAAGACACACATAAGCATCCACACAGGTGAAAAACcattcaaatgcaaacaatGTGGCAAAATGTTTCGAAATCAAAATGCACTGAAGAAGCACACAATAAATCAAACTGCTGAAAggccatttgaatgcaaagaatgtggtaaaacatttggaCAGAAATGCCATTTGAACTTGCACTGTGATACCaacacaggtgaaaaatcattTCCCTGCAAACAATGTGGTAAAACGTTCAAAGAAAGATCATCTCTACGTAAACACGAAAGAATTCATACTGGTGAAAGGCCATATGAAtgcaaagtatgtggtaaaacatttatacaGAAAGTCCATTTGAACGTGCACTCTCGTATCCACACAGGTGAAAAACCATTTCACTGCAAACAGTGTGATAAAATGTTCATACGAAAATCAGACCTAGAGACACACACAAGATTACACACTGGTGAAAggccatttgaatgcaaagaatgttgtagaaaatttgtaacaaaaagcCATTTAGATAGCCACCTTCTAGTTCACACAGGTGCAAAACCTTttcaatgcaaagaatgtggtaaaaaatTTAGACATCAACAAACACTGACTATGCACAAAAGACTTCATACTGGTGAAAAGCCATATGAAtgcaaagtatgtggtaaaacatttagaCATCCACATACACTTTGTTATCACAAAAGACTCATACTGGTGAAAGGCCATacgaatgcaaagaatgtggtaaaaccTTTGTACAGAAGAGCGTTTTGGATAGCCACTTTCTAA